The Saccharomonospora glauca K62 genome has a segment encoding these proteins:
- a CDS encoding NADH-quinone oxidoreductase subunit B family protein, with amino-acid sequence MSTQASATGVDEVHILWTSEGMSCDGDTVSVTAASLPSIEDVVLRAVPGIPKVHLHNKVLAYETGDDFLKPFFQAANGELDAPFILVVEGSIPNENVHAEGGFWSAMGNDPETGQPKTLNRWIDELAPKAWAVVAIGTCATYGGIHAMAGNPTGCMGLVDYLGEDFRSAGGLPVINVPGCPVQPDNFMETLLWVLHQAAGLAPTIPLDDQLRPQWLFGKTVHEGCDRAAYYEQADFAHDYNSPKCQVKIGCWGPVVNCNVTKRGWMDGVGGCPNVGGVCIGCTMPGFPDKFMPFMDEPPGGSLSSALLRVYGPFVRTMRGITNASANTEPKWRHPGDKLTTGYRPRYPRA; translated from the coding sequence ATGAGCACACAGGCCAGTGCCACCGGCGTCGACGAGGTGCACATCCTCTGGACCTCCGAGGGGATGAGCTGCGACGGCGACACCGTGTCCGTCACCGCAGCGTCCCTGCCCAGCATTGAGGACGTGGTGCTCCGGGCGGTGCCCGGCATTCCCAAGGTGCACCTGCACAACAAGGTGCTCGCCTACGAGACCGGAGACGACTTCCTCAAGCCGTTTTTCCAGGCCGCGAACGGTGAACTCGACGCGCCGTTCATCCTCGTCGTGGAGGGGTCCATCCCCAACGAGAACGTCCACGCCGAAGGCGGTTTCTGGTCGGCGATGGGAAACGACCCGGAGACCGGCCAGCCCAAGACCCTCAACCGGTGGATCGACGAACTCGCCCCGAAAGCGTGGGCAGTCGTCGCGATCGGCACCTGCGCCACCTATGGCGGGATTCACGCGATGGCGGGAAACCCGACCGGGTGCATGGGGCTCGTCGACTACCTCGGCGAGGACTTCCGGTCGGCGGGTGGACTGCCCGTGATCAACGTTCCGGGCTGCCCGGTGCAGCCGGACAACTTCATGGAGACCCTGCTGTGGGTGCTCCACCAGGCGGCGGGGCTCGCGCCCACCATCCCGCTGGACGACCAGCTTCGCCCGCAGTGGTTGTTCGGCAAGACCGTGCACGAGGGGTGCGACCGCGCGGCCTACTACGAGCAGGCCGACTTCGCCCACGACTACAACTCGCCGAAGTGCCAGGTCAAGATCGGCTGCTGGGGTCCGGTCGTGAACTGCAACGTCACCAAGCGCGGCTGGATGGACGGCGTCGGTGGCTGTCCCAACGTGGGCGGGGTGTGCATCGGCTGCACCATGCCCGGATTCCCCGACAAATTCATGCCGTTCATGGACGAACCACCGGGTGGCTCGTTGTCGTCGGCGCTGCTGCGCGTCTACGGCCCGTTCGTGCGCACTATGCGCGGCATCACCAACGCCAGCGCGAACACCGAGCCGAAGTGGCGACACCCCGGCGACAAGCTCACCACCGGTTACCGGCCCCGTTACCCCCGAGCCTGA
- a CDS encoding nickel-dependent hydrogenase large subunit, giving the protein MSQTQREVSATTQRELVEVNFDPITRIIGNLGIYTKVDFTNNEVVECRSTSSLFRGYSVFMKGKDPRDSHFITSRICGICGDNHAVCSIYAQNMAYGVKPPPLADMIINLGEAAEFMFDHTIFQDNMVFVDFCERMVAETNPSLLRRAETTEAPRGEVHGYRTIADIMRAFNPFEGEVYKRALEVSRITREMCCLMEGRHVHPSTLYPGGVGTVATPQVFTDYLSRLLRCLDFVKQAVSMNDDVFDFFYDALPGYEEVGRRRILLGCWGCFQDPYSVDYRYENMANWGRDMYVTPGIVVDGELLTNNLVDINLGMRILLGSSYYDDWVNEQTFVKRDPLGNPVDQRHPWNQTTLPVPQARDLENGNYSWVMSPRWFDPGSGEHLALDTGGGPLARLWSTALNGLVDTPYVKATGGAVRIDLPATPQSPELRLEWRPPRYANTLERDRARMYFVAYAAGMALHFVEQALEEVRSGNTKVFENFDVPDEAIGVGFHEAVRGVLSHHLVIRDGKIANYHPYPPTPWNASPRDVYGTPGPYEDAVQGTPIFEENGRENFKGIDIMRTVRSFDPCLPCGVHMYLGEGQVLKKVASPTFGAAHPGQ; this is encoded by the coding sequence ATGTCCCAGACGCAGCGCGAGGTCTCCGCCACAACCCAGCGGGAACTGGTCGAGGTCAACTTCGACCCGATCACGCGGATCATCGGAAACCTCGGCATCTACACGAAGGTGGACTTCACCAACAACGAGGTCGTCGAGTGTCGGAGCACCTCGTCGCTGTTCCGCGGCTACAGCGTGTTCATGAAGGGCAAGGACCCACGCGACTCGCACTTCATCACCAGCCGTATCTGCGGCATCTGCGGCGACAACCACGCCGTGTGCTCGATCTACGCCCAGAACATGGCCTACGGGGTGAAGCCGCCGCCGCTGGCGGACATGATCATCAATCTCGGCGAGGCGGCCGAGTTCATGTTCGACCACACGATCTTCCAGGACAACATGGTCTTCGTCGACTTCTGCGAACGCATGGTCGCCGAGACCAACCCGAGTCTGCTCAGACGCGCCGAGACGACCGAGGCCCCCCGCGGTGAGGTGCACGGTTACCGGACCATCGCCGACATCATGCGTGCCTTCAACCCGTTCGAGGGTGAGGTCTACAAGCGGGCCCTGGAGGTCAGCCGGATCACGCGCGAGATGTGCTGCCTCATGGAGGGCAGGCACGTCCACCCGTCCACGCTCTACCCCGGCGGGGTGGGGACGGTGGCCACCCCGCAGGTGTTCACCGACTACCTGTCGCGTCTGCTGCGCTGCCTGGACTTCGTCAAGCAGGCCGTGTCCATGAACGACGACGTCTTCGACTTCTTCTACGACGCGCTGCCGGGCTACGAGGAGGTCGGCCGCCGGCGCATCCTGCTGGGCTGTTGGGGCTGTTTCCAGGACCCGTACTCGGTGGACTACCGCTACGAGAACATGGCCAACTGGGGCCGTGACATGTACGTCACGCCCGGCATCGTGGTGGACGGGGAGCTGCTCACCAACAACCTCGTGGACATCAACCTCGGCATGCGCATCCTGCTCGGCAGCTCCTACTACGACGACTGGGTGAACGAGCAGACCTTCGTGAAGCGGGACCCGCTCGGCAACCCGGTCGATCAGCGACACCCGTGGAACCAGACCACGCTGCCCGTCCCTCAGGCCCGTGACCTGGAGAACGGCAACTACAGCTGGGTGATGAGCCCGCGCTGGTTCGATCCGGGCAGCGGCGAACACCTGGCCCTCGACACCGGTGGCGGCCCGCTGGCAAGGCTGTGGTCGACGGCGTTGAACGGTCTGGTGGACACGCCGTACGTGAAGGCGACCGGCGGGGCGGTGCGGATCGACCTCCCGGCCACCCCGCAGTCCCCGGAACTGCGGTTGGAGTGGCGGCCCCCGCGGTACGCCAACACGCTCGAACGCGACCGGGCGCGCATGTACTTCGTGGCCTACGCCGCGGGCATGGCCCTGCACTTCGTCGAGCAGGCGCTGGAGGAGGTCCGCTCGGGCAACACGAAGGTGTTCGAGAACTTCGACGTGCCCGACGAGGCCATCGGGGTCGGCTTCCACGAGGCCGTGCGCGGCGTGCTGTCGCACCACCTCGTCATCCGCGACGGCAAGATCGCCAACTACCACCCCTATCCGCCGACGCCGTGGAACGCCAGTCCCCGCGACGTCTACGGCACGCCGGGGCCGTACGAGGACGCGGTGCAGGGCACGCCGATCTTCGAGGAGAACGGCAGGGAGAACTTCAAGGGCATCGACATCATGCGCACGGTGCGCAGCTTCGACCCCTGCCTGCCGTGCGGCGTGCACATGTACCTCGGGGAGGGGCAGGTGCTCAAGAAGGTCGCCTCGCCCACGTTCGGCGCGGCGCATCCGGGGCAGTGA
- a CDS encoding DUF5947 family protein encodes MTEPLPLGRLRALARTAAVAEKPRGEGHRCDLCGEALPAGHRHLLELSVRRLACACRACALLFDRGTTDTGRYRTVPELRERLADDPFDDVGWAALGVPVRLAFLVPHDDGVTAHYPSPLGVVGTDVEREAWEHLVRRRPELARLVPEVTALLVHRAAGEHWLVGIDECYRLTARVRGNWTGMTGGDEVWREIDRFFAELRSGVAPG; translated from the coding sequence ATGACCGAGCCGCTGCCCCTCGGCCGGCTCCGGGCACTGGCCCGGACGGCGGCCGTCGCCGAGAAGCCTCGCGGGGAAGGGCACCGGTGCGACCTGTGCGGCGAGGCCCTGCCCGCCGGGCACCGGCATCTGCTGGAGCTGTCCGTGCGGCGGCTGGCGTGCGCGTGCCGGGCGTGTGCGTTGCTGTTCGATCGCGGGACCACGGACACCGGCCGCTACCGCACCGTGCCGGAGTTGCGGGAACGACTCGCCGACGACCCGTTCGACGACGTCGGATGGGCGGCCCTCGGGGTGCCCGTGCGATTGGCCTTCCTCGTGCCCCACGACGACGGCGTGACGGCCCACTACCCGAGTCCACTCGGCGTGGTGGGCACGGACGTGGAGCGGGAGGCATGGGAACACCTGGTCCGCCGACGGCCCGAGCTGGCACGCCTCGTCCCGGAGGTGACGGCGTTGCTCGTGCACCGCGCCGCGGGCGAGCACTGGCTCGTCGGCATCGACGAGTGCTATCGGCTCACCGCGCGGGTACGCGGTAACTGGACCGGAATGACAGGAGGTGACGAGGTATGGCGCGAGATCGATCGCTTCTTCGCCGAATTGCGGAGCGGCGTCGCTCCGGGCTGA
- a CDS encoding DUF6084 family protein, producing MTDTTGMTGTALSAPELSWAITGVDTAPLDAVPTLRFRLCVGCRGVESVRSLTLAVSVRIVATLRDYTAEERARLRGVFGTPDQWASGIGELVWARPVVHVPGFTDHTEVEVPVPCGQDVELASVSYLSALSGGDVPLRFQFSGTVFHSRGGRLEAARLPWDSEVKYRLPVECWQRMRETYFGSYRWVRVAESVYRRLDDYRVRHAYRSPEEAIESLLKLSGRV from the coding sequence ATGACCGACACGACAGGTATGACAGGCACGGCGCTGTCCGCCCCCGAGTTGTCGTGGGCGATCACCGGCGTGGACACCGCGCCGCTGGACGCCGTTCCCACCCTGCGGTTCCGACTGTGCGTCGGCTGCCGGGGAGTCGAATCGGTGCGGTCGCTGACGCTGGCGGTGTCCGTCCGCATCGTCGCGACCCTGCGCGACTACACCGCGGAGGAGCGCGCGCGGCTGCGTGGCGTGTTCGGGACCCCCGACCAGTGGGCGTCCGGTATCGGCGAGCTGGTGTGGGCGCGACCGGTGGTGCACGTGCCCGGCTTCACCGACCACACCGAGGTGGAGGTGCCCGTTCCCTGCGGCCAGGACGTGGAACTGGCGTCGGTGAGCTACCTCTCGGCGTTGTCCGGCGGTGACGTGCCGTTGCGGTTCCAGTTCAGCGGCACGGTGTTCCACAGCCGGGGTGGCCGGCTCGAAGCGGCGCGCCTGCCGTGGGACAGCGAGGTGAAGTACCGGTTGCCGGTCGAGTGCTGGCAGCGGATGCGCGAGACGTACTTCGGCTCTTATCGCTGGGTGAGGGTGGCGGAGTCGGTGTACCGGCGGTTGGACGACTACCGCGTACGCCACGCGTACCGCTCCCCGGAGGAAGCGATCGAGTCCCTGTTGAAACTGTCCGGGAGGGTGTGA
- a CDS encoding ABC-F family ATP-binding cassette domain-containing protein produces the protein MGAELVAKQISAAHGDRVLFSELDLVVSETDVVGLVGANGAGKSTLLRILCGDLAPQSGLVRCHPADANIGYLPQEPERRPGELVRDYLARRTGVAEAQRRLTVMTEALTNGESGAEDGYAAALDTWLALGGADFDDRATQVLGSTAPGISPEQPMTSLSGGQAARVGLASLLLSRYDIFLLDEPTNDLDLEGLEKLEEFVKGLRVGSVVVSHDREFLARTVTQVVELDPVQQEVRVYRGGYQAFLEERAILRRRAREKYEEYAAKVSALQARVQTHRQWMEKGVRNARRKSSDSDKIGKKHRAESSEQQASRIRQIERQIERLEEVKEPRKEWELRMKIAHAPRAGAVVARMRDVVVDRGEFTLGPVNLEISWADRVSIRGANGAGKTTLLSTLLGRTRPTRGEAMLGSGVMVGEVDQARRLFYGEKTLLDAFCAEAGLVPEEARTLLAKYGLGAAHVPRPASSLSPGERTRAALAVLQAKDVNFLILDEPTNHLDLPAIEQLESALSAYTGTLILVTHDRRLAGAVDTNRNWELRNGQLLER, from the coding sequence ATGGGTGCCGAACTGGTCGCGAAGCAAATTTCAGCAGCTCACGGCGATCGGGTGCTGTTCTCCGAGCTCGACCTCGTCGTCTCCGAAACCGACGTCGTCGGATTGGTCGGGGCGAACGGAGCGGGGAAGTCCACGTTGCTGCGCATCCTCTGCGGAGACCTCGCGCCGCAGTCCGGCCTGGTTCGGTGTCACCCGGCCGACGCCAACATCGGCTACCTGCCTCAGGAACCCGAACGTCGTCCCGGTGAGCTGGTCCGGGACTACCTGGCTCGACGCACCGGCGTGGCCGAGGCACAACGCCGACTCACCGTGATGACCGAGGCGCTGACCAACGGCGAATCCGGCGCGGAGGACGGCTACGCGGCCGCCCTCGACACCTGGCTCGCCCTCGGCGGCGCCGACTTCGACGACCGCGCGACCCAGGTGCTCGGCAGCACCGCACCCGGCATCAGTCCCGAGCAGCCGATGACGAGCCTGTCCGGCGGCCAAGCCGCGCGGGTGGGCCTCGCCTCGTTGCTGCTCAGCCGTTACGACATCTTCCTGCTCGACGAACCCACCAACGACCTCGACCTGGAGGGGCTCGAAAAGCTGGAGGAGTTCGTCAAGGGCCTGCGGGTCGGCAGCGTCGTGGTCAGCCACGACCGCGAGTTTCTCGCCCGGACGGTGACCCAGGTTGTCGAACTCGATCCGGTACAACAGGAGGTCCGAGTCTATCGCGGGGGATACCAGGCCTTCCTCGAAGAGCGCGCGATCCTGCGGCGGCGGGCACGCGAGAAGTACGAGGAGTACGCCGCGAAGGTGTCCGCGCTCCAGGCGCGCGTACAGACCCATCGCCAGTGGATGGAGAAGGGAGTCCGAAACGCCCGCCGCAAGTCGTCCGACTCCGACAAGATCGGTAAGAAGCACCGCGCGGAGTCGAGCGAGCAGCAGGCGTCCAGGATCCGGCAGATCGAACGCCAGATCGAACGTCTGGAAGAAGTGAAGGAGCCGCGCAAGGAGTGGGAGCTACGCATGAAGATCGCGCACGCTCCCCGCGCCGGAGCGGTCGTCGCCCGGATGCGCGACGTGGTGGTCGACCGCGGCGAGTTCACCCTCGGACCGGTGAACCTGGAGATCAGCTGGGCGGATCGAGTGTCGATTCGCGGGGCCAACGGGGCGGGCAAGACCACCCTGTTGTCGACCCTGCTCGGCCGGACCCGGCCGACCCGCGGTGAGGCTATGCTCGGCTCCGGGGTGATGGTGGGCGAGGTGGACCAGGCCCGGCGCCTGTTCTACGGCGAGAAGACGCTTCTCGACGCCTTCTGCGCCGAGGCGGGCCTCGTCCCCGAGGAGGCCCGGACCCTGCTGGCGAAGTACGGGCTCGGCGCGGCACACGTGCCCCGCCCGGCGAGCAGCCTCTCCCCCGGCGAACGCACCAGGGCGGCCTTGGCGGTGCTCCAGGCCAAGGACGTGAACTTCCTGATCCTGGACGAGCCGACCAACCACCTCGACCTGCCGGCGATCGAGCAACTGGAGTCGGCGCTGTCGGCCTACACCGGCACCCTGATCCTCGTGACCCACGACCGGCGATTGGCGGGAGCCGTCGACACGAACCGGAACTGGGAGCTACGGAACGGCCAACTCCTCGAACGCTGA
- a CDS encoding aldehyde dehydrogenase family protein encodes MWHDSARHELCSLEAESFRMLQGFLGARDKLVDAVSDIATRPSISDELLRSIRTLAGAPDEILREDPERLSRINVFYPSNNLIYSYVLYVLVPSLYTDTITIRPSSRVRRETARVHEILSPYAAGEVRLWECSQREFVDDSASVDLVVFTGTASNAASVRAALCPGPKVLTFASSPTPFVIGPEADVESAARALVAARLFNGGQDCLCPDAVFVHTEVREDLLACLRTMLDRRRSLDSATSWRMVDGVVYEDALESACSFIELNRDAVVYGGKCDVDARMIEPTVLMFDWEPDFTPVEMFAPVFCLVEYEDPAQVRTWLNRPDQQRQGSYVSVFGEPQLIDRRIGTIVVVPEAAPLDVEDGNRPFGGYGVEAGAVQCGDEVLGRPLLISAEAARGGRR; translated from the coding sequence ATGTGGCATGATTCCGCGCGCCATGAACTGTGCTCGCTGGAGGCTGAGAGCTTCCGGATGCTGCAGGGATTTCTCGGAGCTCGGGACAAACTCGTCGACGCGGTGTCCGACATCGCGACCCGGCCGAGCATCAGTGACGAATTGTTGCGGTCGATTCGTACGCTCGCCGGTGCGCCCGACGAAATCCTGCGGGAGGACCCGGAGCGACTGAGTCGGATCAACGTTTTCTACCCGTCGAACAACCTGATCTACTCCTATGTTCTGTACGTATTGGTGCCGAGTCTCTACACGGACACCATTACGATTCGACCATCATCTCGGGTGCGACGTGAAACCGCGCGTGTGCACGAAATTCTGAGTCCGTACGCCGCCGGAGAAGTACGGCTTTGGGAATGTTCGCAGCGCGAGTTCGTCGACGACAGTGCGAGCGTCGATCTCGTCGTGTTCACGGGGACGGCTTCCAATGCCGCCTCGGTGCGCGCCGCGTTGTGCCCCGGCCCCAAGGTACTGACCTTCGCCTCCTCGCCCACACCTTTCGTGATCGGTCCCGAGGCCGATGTGGAAAGCGCCGCCCGTGCCCTCGTCGCGGCACGGCTGTTCAACGGCGGCCAGGACTGCCTGTGCCCGGACGCCGTGTTCGTCCATACCGAGGTGCGAGAGGACCTGCTCGCCTGCCTGCGGACGATGCTCGATCGCCGTCGTAGCCTCGACAGCGCGACGAGTTGGCGGATGGTCGACGGCGTGGTCTACGAGGACGCCTTGGAATCGGCCTGCTCGTTCATCGAACTCAACCGGGACGCGGTCGTCTACGGCGGCAAGTGCGACGTCGACGCACGAATGATCGAGCCGACCGTGCTGATGTTCGACTGGGAGCCGGACTTCACGCCGGTCGAGATGTTCGCCCCGGTTTTCTGCCTGGTCGAGTACGAGGACCCCGCGCAGGTCCGGACGTGGTTGAACCGGCCGGACCAGCAACGACAGGGCAGCTACGTCTCGGTGTTCGGGGAGCCGCAACTGATCGACCGTCGTATCGGCACCATTGTGGTCGTTCCCGAGGCGGCGCCACTGGATGTGGAGGACGGAAACCGACCCTTCGGCGGTTACGGCGTCGAGGCCGGAGCCGTGCAGTGCGGTGACGAAGTCCTGGGGAGACCGCTGTTGATCTCCGCCGAAGCAGCACGCGGTGGCCGACGGTGA
- a CDS encoding thiamine pyrophosphate-binding protein yields MKAVWRQLAGMFADAGVTHVFGLPADEPELLDAARAEPRLSAVVVRDQRAAALAAIGHAQVSGGPAVLALTPGPAFTNSLTGLLEASSLGVPMIVVTSSTNPAEAARGGFQVTPQEQLVSPLVSWYHKLGEPTQVGWAVRRALHLSLNQRPGVTVIEVDHHLAAAEDVERVSPPEPLTCVPDDHTIRRAVALLSRSERPLILAGGGSRGAGEQIVACARRWGAMVLTTAAGRGVIDETHPASLGNAGLYASRETADVVARADALLVVGSALEETVRMGWPRLRCLPVVQIDRDPSAFGRAVRPEVAVWGDAGKTLRLLLDHGGVGERPYWASCEIPPRRESLAATTLRTIWSTLGRDAVLVQENGLHDMWSFDRSAIAVRQGTPVVTPGEQTTMGFGVPAAIGAATAAPGRDLLVVCGDSACEISITALPTLLHVHPSPVVVMLSNRGWGWPRAGREEKQRDLTVVHDPLPIRDIARSLGMTVVTVRAEGDLDEVVGTRRVEPRKPLLVVVEVDDHDVSPGVHRELAG; encoded by the coding sequence ATGAAGGCGGTGTGGCGGCAGCTCGCCGGGATGTTCGCGGACGCAGGAGTGACGCACGTCTTCGGCCTTCCCGCGGACGAACCCGAACTGCTCGACGCCGCGAGGGCCGAACCGAGGCTCAGCGCCGTCGTCGTGAGGGACCAGCGTGCCGCGGCCCTGGCGGCCATCGGCCACGCCCAGGTGTCGGGTGGGCCCGCCGTCCTGGCGTTGACTCCCGGCCCCGCGTTCACCAACTCACTGACCGGGCTGCTCGAGGCGTCGAGCCTGGGTGTGCCGATGATCGTGGTCACCAGCTCGACGAACCCGGCCGAAGCCGCTCGTGGTGGGTTCCAGGTGACCCCTCAGGAGCAGCTGGTGAGCCCGCTGGTGTCCTGGTACCACAAGCTCGGCGAGCCCACCCAGGTCGGTTGGGCGGTGCGACGCGCCCTTCACCTGAGCCTCAACCAGCGACCGGGCGTCACCGTGATCGAAGTCGATCACCATCTCGCTGCCGCCGAGGACGTCGAGCGGGTGTCCCCGCCGGAGCCCCTGACGTGCGTCCCCGACGACCACACGATCCGGCGGGCGGTCGCCCTGCTGTCCCGCTCCGAGCGGCCTCTCATCCTGGCCGGTGGCGGGAGCCGGGGTGCCGGGGAGCAGATCGTCGCCTGTGCGCGACGCTGGGGAGCCATGGTGCTCACCACGGCCGCCGGTCGTGGGGTCATCGACGAGACGCACCCGGCCTCGCTGGGCAACGCCGGCCTCTACGCCTCCCGCGAGACGGCCGACGTCGTCGCGCGGGCGGACGCGCTCCTCGTCGTGGGCAGCGCCCTCGAGGAGACGGTCCGCATGGGATGGCCACGGCTCCGTTGCCTGCCGGTGGTGCAGATCGATCGCGATCCCTCGGCGTTCGGTCGAGCCGTCCGGCCCGAGGTCGCCGTGTGGGGCGACGCGGGGAAGACCCTCCGGCTATTGCTCGACCACGGTGGAGTCGGGGAACGCCCCTACTGGGCGTCGTGCGAGATCCCGCCGAGGCGGGAGTCGCTGGCCGCCACGACCCTGCGCACGATCTGGTCGACGCTCGGGCGGGACGCCGTGTTGGTGCAGGAGAACGGGCTGCACGACATGTGGAGCTTCGACCGTTCCGCGATCGCCGTGCGCCAAGGCACGCCGGTGGTCACCCCGGGTGAGCAGACCACGATGGGCTTCGGAGTCCCCGCGGCCATCGGCGCCGCGACGGCCGCGCCGGGGCGGGACCTTCTCGTGGTGTGTGGTGACTCCGCCTGTGAAATCTCGATCACCGCGCTGCCCACCCTGCTGCACGTCCACCCCAGCCCGGTCGTTGTGATGTTGTCGAACCGCGGCTGGGGTTGGCCACGCGCGGGCCGCGAGGAGAAGCAACGGGACCTCACCGTGGTGCATGATCCGCTTCCGATTCGCGACATCGCTCGGTCGCTGGGGATGACCGTCGTCACGGTCCGCGCCGAAGGCGACCTCGATGAGGTCGTCGGGACCCGCCGGGTGGAGCCTCGGAAGCCGCTGCTCGTGGTGGTGGAGGTCGACGACCACGACGTCAGCCCCGGAGTCCACAGGGAGCTGGCCGGATGA
- a CDS encoding class I adenylate-forming enzyme family protein — translation MTETGTARFGPLWVDGVRVAETELTSLAAVIHRGLRGLPSGSVVQLPAEPPVGLVARTVVGELDLVHVLGEDTLAYAGMDAAALIDADGVVHRRAPGLRPRRLPGTARLAATSGSTGHPEAVAHGREAITFQASALQERLRFEAGEVMLLPLQTAHAYGASVVELWSRYGVGLMLEHTSPLRTFIPRLVEHKPSSVDLVPSMLAMLLSAARRDDAVAAGIDRLRLLNVGGDVLPPSLVEAARAVCDQRLLDGYGLTEAGPNVAVNCPEFYREGTVGRPLPGVRVRIDDGQIMVSSPSVLLGYVRDGNVVPQTDADGWLATGDLGSVDDQGYLKVVGRRKEVIIVHGRTFAPIAVEDALRAVPGVDDAGVVAVREEHATRDRVHAFVRAESNGTDADELRRRCVEALPSGLGPVRLRFVDELPLLPSGKLDRNALREVVRACT, via the coding sequence ATGACCGAGACGGGAACGGCTCGTTTCGGCCCGCTGTGGGTCGACGGCGTGCGCGTGGCGGAGACGGAACTGACCTCCCTGGCGGCCGTGATCCACCGGGGACTGCGGGGGTTGCCGTCGGGGTCGGTGGTCCAGTTGCCCGCCGAACCCCCGGTGGGTCTCGTGGCCAGGACGGTGGTCGGTGAGCTCGACCTGGTCCACGTCCTGGGCGAGGACACCCTTGCGTATGCCGGAATGGACGCCGCCGCCCTGATCGACGCCGACGGTGTGGTCCACCGTCGTGCGCCGGGGCTTCGGCCTCGGCGCCTGCCGGGCACGGCACGGCTCGCGGCGACGTCGGGAAGTACGGGACACCCGGAGGCCGTCGCGCACGGGCGGGAGGCCATCACCTTCCAGGCGTCGGCACTCCAGGAACGGCTGCGTTTCGAGGCGGGCGAAGTGATGTTGCTGCCGCTGCAGACCGCCCACGCCTACGGCGCCTCGGTCGTGGAACTGTGGTCGCGCTACGGCGTCGGCCTGATGCTGGAGCACACCAGTCCGCTTCGGACCTTCATTCCGAGACTCGTCGAACACAAACCGTCCAGTGTGGACCTAGTGCCCTCGATGCTCGCGATGTTGTTGTCGGCGGCACGACGGGACGACGCCGTCGCGGCGGGGATCGACCGGCTCCGGCTGCTCAACGTCGGCGGCGACGTCCTGCCACCGTCGTTGGTCGAGGCGGCACGCGCGGTGTGCGACCAACGTCTGCTCGACGGCTACGGCCTGACCGAGGCCGGGCCCAACGTCGCGGTCAACTGTCCCGAGTTCTACCGGGAGGGGACCGTCGGGCGACCGTTGCCCGGGGTGCGGGTCCGTATCGACGACGGCCAGATCATGGTCAGCAGCCCGAGTGTGCTGCTCGGGTACGTGCGCGACGGGAACGTCGTCCCGCAGACCGACGCGGACGGCTGGCTGGCCACCGGCGACCTCGGTTCGGTGGACGACCAGGGTTATCTGAAGGTCGTCGGACGCCGTAAGGAAGTCATCATCGTCCACGGCAGGACTTTCGCCCCGATCGCGGTGGAGGACGCTCTGCGTGCGGTGCCGGGCGTCGACGACGCCGGAGTCGTGGCCGTGCGGGAGGAACACGCGACGCGGGATCGGGTCCACGCGTTCGTGCGCGCGGAGTCGAACGGCACCGACGCCGACGAACTACGCCGTCGTTGTGTGGAGGCCCTGCCCAGTGGTCTCGGCCCGGTCCGGCTTCGGTTCGTCGACGAGTTGCCGTTGCTGCCGTCCGGGAAGTTGGATCGCAACGCGCTCCGCGAGGTGGTGCGGGCATGTACGTGA